Proteins found in one Triticum urartu cultivar G1812 chromosome 4, Tu2.1, whole genome shotgun sequence genomic segment:
- the LOC125550759 gene encoding uncharacterized protein LOC125550759, translated as MASHRPAPPFSTIEKGNGLAHPSGTLLRPQIRPSEAVAGMANHRPAPPFSTIEEGNGLAHPSDTPLRPQIRPSEAVAGMASHRRRAQLLTQIHAVEKGDGLAHPHGMCVRPQIQVGEEVGAFGMASHCYSTHLLSEIHPGSGLAHPRGTPLRPQIHPSEEVAGVASHHRSARLLSQIHTIEECDELAHPCGMCVRPQIQVGEEDNGTTRRRRRRHRGTSSEAPSSLPDNDDILREIFLRLPSDLYSFPRATAICKRWRGLLIDPKFLCQFYAHHRKPPLLGIFENCSKEGMVFTPIPALVADYIPPERFSLGRPRLTYVLDCRHGRVLIEDLEQKYLIVCDPITSEKCRVALPCKFKWSFVGAVLCTAGYKGPSSPFKVVLVSWDGVDNQLLAYVYSSMTDTWGNLISVEAPDNTYFHGCRSTLVGNVLYWPVMNGRGTILEFDLDSQNLTMIKGPPGMNNTGNFQIIQAEDGAVGLAMLSCHNLQMWQRKVNCQGVCIWLLQKTVSLHKLLKIPPRGNKRIKWQDKFLGYEEDNDVIFLYRYESVYMVQLKSMQSRKFNGTRFREYRECCYPFTGFFPPGTTITSGCKEAEMLG; from the exons ATGGCCAGCCATCGCCCTGCTCCTCCTTTCTCCACCATTGAAAAGGGCAACGGATTGGCCCACCCAAGCGGCACGCTCCTCCGTCCCCAGATCCGCCCAAGTGAGGCGGTTGCTGGAATGGCCAACCATCGCCCTGCTCCTCCTTTCTCCACCATTGAAGAGGGCAACGGATTGGCCCACCCAAGCGACACGCCCCTCCGTCCCCAGATCCGCCCAAGTGAGGCGGTTGCTGGAATGGCCAGCCATCGCCGCAGGGCGCAACTCCTTACCCAGATCCATGCCGTTGAGAAGGGTGACGGACTTGCCCACCCGCATGGCATGTGTGTTCGTCCCCAGATCCAGGTTGGTGAGGAGGTTGGTGCCTTCGGAATGGCCAGCCACTGCTACAGCACACACCTCCTTTCTGAGATCCACCCAGGCAGCGGATTGGCCCACCCACGCGGCACGCCCCTCCGTCCTCAGATCCACCCAAGTGAGGAGGTTGCTGGAGTGGCCAGCCACCACCGCAGCGCACGCCTCCTTTCCCAGATCCACACCATCGAGGAGTGTGACGAACTTGCCCACCCATGTGGCATGTGCGTCCGTCCCCAGATCCAGGTTGGTGAGGAGGATAATGGAACAACTCGTCGTAGACGTCGACGCCACCGCGGCACCTCGTCGGAGGCACCCTCCTCCCTGCCGGACAACGACGATATACTCAGGGAGATCTTTCTCCGCCTCCCCTCGGACCTGTACTCATTCCCCCGAGCGACTGCCATCTGCAAGCGCTGGCGAGGCCTCCTCATCGACCCCAAGTTCCTCTGCCAGTTTTACGCACACCACCGCAAGCCGCCCCTCCTCGGCATCTTCGAGAACTGCAGCAAGGAAGGTATGGTGTTCACCCCCATTCCGGCCCTAGTTGCCGACTACATCCCTCCGGAGCGGTTCTCCCTTGGACGCCCCCGACTTACCTATGTGCTCGACTGCCGCCACGGTCGCGTACTTATCGAAGATCTGGAGCAGAAATACCTCATTGTGTGCGACCCCATCACAAGTGAGAAGTGTCGCGTGGCTCTTCcatgcaagttcaagtggagcttTGTTGGAGCGGTGCTCTGCACAGCCGGCTACAAGGGGCCCTCCAGCCCCTTCAAGGTGGTATTGGTGTCCTGGGATGGCGTGGATAATCAACTCCTCGCCTACGTTTACTCCTCGATGACTGACACATGGGGCAATCTCATATCAGTTGAGGCTCCAGATAATACTTATTTTCATGGTTGTCGTAGCACCCTTGTTGGCAATGTCCTTTACTGGCCAGTTATGAATGGGAGAGGTACAATACTTGAGTTTGATTTGGACAGCCAGAACCTTACCATGATCAAGGGGCCTCCTGGTATGAATAATACTGGCAACTTTCAGATCATCCAGGCAGAGGATGGCGCCGTTGGTCTTGCCATGTTGTCTTGTCATAACCTTCAAATGTGGCAGAGGAAGGTCAATTGTCAAGGTGTTTGCATATGGTTGTTGCAGAAAACGGTTTCATTGCACAAGCTTCTTAAGATCCCTCCTCGGGGCAATAAAAGGATCAAATGGCAGGACAAATTTCTGGGCTATGAAGAGGACAACGATGTAATCTTTTTATATAGATATGAGAGTGTCTATATGGTTCAACTCAAGTCAATGCAATCCAGGAAATTTAATGGAACCCGTTTCAGGGAGTATAGGGAGTGTTGTTATCCTTTCACGGGTTTCTTCCCACCAG GCACAACCATTACTAGTGGATGTAAAGAAGCTGAAATGTTAGGATGA